One genomic window of Hemiscyllium ocellatum isolate sHemOce1 chromosome 25, sHemOce1.pat.X.cur, whole genome shotgun sequence includes the following:
- the dcxr gene encoding L-xylulose reductase, producing MEQTLAHKRALVTGAGKGIGRATAKALLECGAEVIALSRTQSDLDSLVQECPKMLTICVDISNWEATENALKDVGRIDLLVNNAAVAVLQPFLSVTEDAFDKVFDVNVKALMHVAQIIAKGMMCRGEGGSIVNISSQASKCALRDHAVYCASKGAVDMLTKVMALELGPHKIRTNAINPTVVMTAMGRIGWSDPEKAAGMLSRIPLHRFAEEEDVVNTIIFLLSDRSAMINGVTLPVDGGFLSS from the exons ATGGAGCAGACTCTCGCCCATAAACGAGCGCTGGTTACGGGCGCTGGGAAAG GCATTGGAAGAGCCACTGCTAAGGCTCTACTAGAATGTGGTGCAGAAGTTATTGCGTTAAGCAGGACACAATCTGATTTGGATAGCCTTGTTCAGGAG TGCCCAAAGATGTTGACTATTTGTGTGGACATCAGTAATTGGGAAGCCACCGAAAATGCTCTGAAGGATGTAGGCCGCATAGACCTCTTAGTGAACAATGCTGCAGTTGCCGTTTTGCAGCCCTTCCTAAGTGTCACAGAGGATGCATTTGATAA AGTGTTTGATGTTAATGTGAAAGCGCTAATGCATGTTGCACAG ATAATTGCAAAGGGGATGATGTGTCGTGGAGAAGGTGGTTCTATTGTGAACATCTCCAGCCAGGCATCCAAGTGTGCTTTGAGAGATCATGCTGTATACT GTGCCTCAAAAGGAGCTGTGGACATGTTAACAAAAGTGATGGCACTTGAGTTGGGACCACACAAG ATCCGAACAAATGCAATAAATCCCACCGTAGTGATGACTGCAATGGGTCGGATTGGATGGAGTGACCCAGAAAAAGCAGCAGGAATGTTGTCTCGTATCCCATTGCATAGGTTTGCAG aAGAAGAAGATGTGGTGAATACAATAATTTTCCTCCTCAGTGATAGAAGTGCAATGATTAATGGAGTGACTCTGCCTGTGGACGGAGGATTTCTTTCTTCATGA